From a single Acidobacteriota bacterium genomic region:
- a CDS encoding TOBE domain-containing protein — protein sequence MEQVRLRDAAQMLGISYQTLKLWIYQKKIQSVKTAGGHHRIPRSEIERLSGARKVAVLKPRTSTGLTEISGRNKLLGIITNVRYSGLLAQVTIDVCGQSVTSIITSDAARELGLKKGVAAYALVKATEVMLIRA from the coding sequence ATGGAACAAGTCAGGCTGCGCGATGCGGCTCAGATGCTGGGCATCAGCTACCAAACGCTGAAGCTTTGGATTTACCAGAAAAAGATTCAGTCCGTGAAAACCGCCGGAGGGCATCATCGCATTCCGCGCAGCGAAATTGAACGGTTGTCAGGCGCGCGAAAAGTGGCGGTATTGAAGCCCAGAACATCCACCGGGCTGACCGAAATCAGCGGTCGCAACAAATTGCTGGGCATCATCACCAACGTCCGGTATTCCGGATTGCTGGCGCAGGTGACGATTGATGTTTGCGGACAATCCGTGACATCCATCATCACCAGCGATGCCGCCAGGGAATTGGGATTGAAAAAAGGTGTTGCGGCGTACGCACTGGTCAAAGCCACGGAAGTGATGCTGATTCGCGCCTGA
- a CDS encoding class I SAM-dependent methyltransferase, with amino-acid sequence MTISIENFLAKSLDARAAFFDARHEAAFRLFNGFTEGWPTLAVDLYAHTLVLHDYAETPEQNQSIIRTAQEFYQSRLPWISAVLLKTRNATTPEARNGILLSGETLSTKIREHGVWYSVALQMNRDASFYLDTQNLRAWILRNLASQRVLNTFAYTGSLGVAAMAAGASRVVQLDLNRTFLNVAKTSYTLNGFPIRKSDFQSGDFWPLVSRMIRAGELFDCVLLDPPFFASTSKGLVDAKTNYARLINKIRPLIADGGRLVAVNNALYVSGAEFQQTLQALCSDGYLEIEELIPVAEDFTGHATTQVASSLPDPTPFNHSTKIAVLRVRRKDGKTSS; translated from the coding sequence ATGACAATCAGTATTGAAAATTTCCTGGCCAAATCGCTCGACGCGCGTGCCGCATTCTTCGACGCGCGTCACGAAGCGGCATTCCGACTATTCAATGGCTTTACCGAAGGCTGGCCGACGCTGGCCGTTGACCTGTACGCGCATACGCTGGTTTTGCACGATTACGCCGAAACGCCAGAACAAAACCAATCCATCATCAGAACTGCGCAAGAATTTTATCAATCCCGTTTGCCGTGGATCAGCGCCGTCTTGCTGAAAACGCGCAACGCGACAACGCCAGAAGCGCGCAACGGCATTCTGCTTTCCGGTGAAACTCTCAGCACCAAAATCCGCGAACATGGCGTGTGGTATTCCGTCGCGTTGCAGATGAATCGCGATGCCAGTTTTTATTTGGACACGCAGAACTTGCGCGCTTGGATTCTGCGAAATCTTGCCAGCCAACGTGTCCTCAACACATTTGCTTACACCGGCAGTTTGGGGGTCGCGGCAATGGCTGCGGGCGCTTCGCGCGTTGTTCAACTTGACCTGAACCGCACATTTCTGAACGTGGCGAAAACTTCGTACACGCTGAATGGATTTCCGATTCGCAAGTCGGATTTTCAGTCCGGCGATTTCTGGCCGCTGGTCAGCCGCATGATTCGCGCCGGTGAATTGTTTGATTGCGTGCTGCTCGATCCGCCGTTTTTCGCTTCGACCAGTAAAGGATTGGTGGACGCAAAAACCAATTACGCGCGGTTGATCAACAAAATCCGCCCGCTCATTGCCGACGGAGGCCGATTGGTTGCCGTCAACAACGCGCTGTACGTCAGCGGCGCGGAGTTTCAGCAAACGCTGCAAGCTTTGTGTTCGGATGGGTATCTGGAAATTGAAGAATTGATTCCAGTGGCTGAAGACTTCACCGGCCATGCGACGACGCAAGTTGCTTCCAGCCTGCCTGATCCAACGCCTTTCAATCATTCTACGAAAATTGCCGTGCTGCGCGTTCGACGAAAAGACGGTAAGACAAGTTCGTAG
- a CDS encoding aminopeptidase P N-terminal domain-containing protein: MKPSRLTEFLARMEPNSVAIFPSAHEVRRNQDTDFEFRQDTDFYYLTRLNEPDCVAVLAPNHPEHKYALFVRPRKREEEIWTGLRAGVEGAVRSFGADAAYDIAELDQVLPKYLQNVHTLYYRFGQSAQFDQKVFGCVKHIRERVRGGVYAPTTIIDPVTIVHEMRLRKNEEDLNSLRRAAAISAEGHVAAMKHCKPGMYEYELEAIVEYIFRKRGASGVGYPSIVGAGFNSTILHYNTNNDRIKDGDVVLIDAGAEYDLFSGDITRTFPANGKFTKAQQAIYEVVLNANKEVIKMIKPGESFMKLHEHSVDVVTQGLIDVGLLTGSVKDNVASKAYEKFFMHRTGHWLGMDVHDVGRYKLDDDWRRLEPGMVFTVEPGVYIAAGAENVPEEFFNIGVRIEDDVVVTDTGFEVLTTGVPKEPNEIEATMNG, translated from the coding sequence ATGAAACCTTCTCGATTGACCGAGTTTTTGGCCAGGATGGAGCCAAACAGCGTCGCCATTTTCCCCAGCGCGCACGAAGTTCGCCGCAATCAGGACACCGATTTTGAGTTTCGGCAGGACACGGATTTTTACTATTTGACGCGATTGAACGAACCGGATTGTGTCGCTGTGCTGGCTCCCAATCATCCCGAACACAAATACGCGCTGTTCGTTCGTCCGCGCAAACGCGAAGAAGAAATCTGGACGGGATTGCGCGCAGGCGTCGAAGGCGCAGTGAGGAGTTTCGGAGCCGACGCGGCGTATGACATTGCCGAACTTGATCAGGTGCTGCCGAAATATCTGCAAAACGTTCATACGCTGTATTACCGCTTCGGCCAAAGCGCGCAGTTCGACCAGAAGGTTTTCGGCTGCGTCAAACACATCCGCGAACGGGTTCGCGGCGGTGTGTATGCTCCGACGACGATCATTGATCCCGTCACCATCGTTCACGAAATGCGGCTAAGAAAGAATGAAGAAGACTTGAACAGTTTGCGGCGCGCCGCGGCCATCAGCGCCGAAGGCCACGTCGCCGCCATGAAGCATTGCAAACCGGGAATGTACGAATACGAACTGGAAGCCATCGTCGAATATATCTTCCGCAAACGCGGCGCGAGTGGCGTTGGCTATCCTTCAATTGTCGGCGCGGGGTTTAATTCAACGATTTTGCACTACAACACCAACAACGACCGGATCAAAGACGGCGACGTGGTGTTGATTGACGCCGGAGCCGAATACGATCTGTTTTCCGGCGACATCACGCGCACTTTCCCCGCGAACGGCAAATTCACCAAAGCCCAACAAGCCATTTACGAAGTCGTGCTGAACGCCAATAAAGAAGTCATCAAGATGATCAAACCCGGCGAAAGTTTCATGAAGCTGCACGAACATAGCGTTGACGTGGTCACGCAAGGATTGATTGACGTCGGCCTGTTAACGGGCAGCGTCAAAGACAACGTCGCATCAAAGGCCTACGAAAAATTCTTCATGCACCGCACGGGGCATTGGCTGGGAATGGACGTTCACGATGTAGGCCGCTACAAACTGGATGACGACTGGCGACGGCTCGAACCCGGAATGGTTTTCACCGTCGAACCCGGCGTGTACATTGCTGCCGGAGCCGAAAATGTGCCCGAAGAATTCTTCAACATCGGCGTCCGCATCGAAGATGATGTTGTCGTGACCGATACTGGTTTTGAAGTTCTGACAACCGGTGTCCCCAAAGAACCCAACGAAATCGAAGCAACGATGAACGGCTGA
- a CDS encoding PD40 domain-containing protein → MSNATKLLVFDKFTLDLQQHILLDEGKHLPLAPKAFEILVALIENRSRIVTKEELMARVWPDTVVEEINIAKNISLLRKILATGKADHGKEVDEKENGQSDQNPYIRTIPKRGYQFVHEVREVDADLVTTWQPSLSAFTNQVSESILKIDQHESVQEPGLQKRNFSLPPWPYLMGLTLIAVALPLLWFRSATDAESIEVSKLKQIRLDSWKGGFIASSALIQSSHDGNLIAFSKGDAEQTDIYVQQIKGGKTIAVTNEKWSDYSPVWSPDGQRIAYLSRRQQGNELWIIPSLGGKGEMIRSLGDEYLQLLCWSKDGSRIFYTSAQDLFVLDLNSGQMSKLTDFSSANPPKSGIAISNDEKKIAYMQPINGAARIFVASLSGSSPVQVTHEGEQNSSPVWFPDGNRLLYRSTSNGINQLCVAYLDGRKPVQLWSSPNDVTPAYVSPDGRKIFYAVTTEESDIFFRDLKAEAETQLTSDPMLKVWPDVSPDGNSIVVQKTNNGFNVLRSTLITRNSGSANFEHELAANGFDARWSPNGDRLAFLRGGNGVYKLWTVRSDGAQQKQLSTISVIPNGFGTKPYNWKQPYNYNWSPDGMNLVFCGIDPSAMNLWQVSANGEQEKMLTDNTDKAIKFFSPMWSSDGKRLVYLAQTKVNGKTTRSIMVYENGRSRTLFQTDSLLRMVGWSSRGTHFLAGLVAAEETGATSNLKLIRIFLDGNGVESVAEFPSVYFNSLRLSPDGELLGFTSRQKNSDNIWITPLVAGHPRMLTSNSDSRLHFSGPVWLPNNRGIYFSKQSVSTTIWSIEIPK, encoded by the coding sequence ATGTCTAATGCTACCAAGCTTTTAGTGTTCGATAAGTTCACCCTGGATTTGCAGCAACACATCCTGCTGGATGAAGGGAAACATCTTCCTCTGGCCCCGAAAGCGTTCGAGATTCTTGTGGCGCTGATTGAGAATCGCTCCCGGATCGTCACCAAAGAAGAATTAATGGCTCGCGTCTGGCCGGACACTGTTGTTGAGGAGATCAACATTGCAAAAAATATTTCGCTTTTGCGTAAAATTTTGGCCACCGGAAAAGCGGATCATGGCAAGGAAGTTGACGAGAAGGAAAATGGCCAATCTGATCAAAACCCTTACATTCGTACAATCCCGAAACGGGGTTACCAGTTTGTCCACGAAGTTCGAGAAGTAGATGCTGACCTGGTGACCACTTGGCAGCCGTCGCTCTCGGCTTTTACCAATCAAGTTTCTGAATCAATCTTGAAAATTGACCAGCACGAGTCAGTTCAGGAACCTGGTCTTCAAAAAAGAAATTTTTCTCTTCCCCCTTGGCCATACCTGATGGGATTGACGCTGATTGCGGTGGCGCTCCCGTTGTTATGGTTCCGATCTGCCACGGACGCGGAATCCATTGAGGTGAGCAAGCTCAAGCAAATTCGGCTGGATAGCTGGAAAGGCGGATTCATTGCGAGTTCAGCACTAATTCAATCATCACACGACGGCAATCTGATCGCTTTTTCCAAAGGAGATGCCGAACAGACAGATATTTACGTTCAGCAAATCAAGGGCGGCAAAACCATCGCCGTAACAAACGAAAAATGGTCGGATTACAGTCCGGTCTGGTCGCCGGACGGACAGCGAATCGCTTACCTTTCCCGACGCCAGCAGGGCAATGAGCTTTGGATCATCCCATCGCTGGGTGGTAAAGGAGAAATGATTCGCTCCCTGGGAGACGAATACCTGCAACTGTTATGTTGGTCGAAAGACGGTTCAAGAATCTTTTACACATCCGCGCAAGACCTGTTTGTGCTGGACTTGAATTCCGGCCAAATGTCCAAGCTAACGGATTTTTCCTCTGCCAATCCGCCCAAAAGCGGCATTGCGATTTCCAACGATGAAAAAAAGATCGCCTATATGCAGCCAATCAATGGAGCGGCTCGCATTTTTGTCGCCTCTCTCAGTGGAAGCTCTCCGGTTCAAGTAACCCATGAAGGAGAGCAAAACAGTTCTCCCGTCTGGTTCCCTGACGGCAACAGGCTTTTGTACCGGTCAACCAGCAATGGCATTAATCAACTTTGCGTCGCCTATCTGGATGGACGAAAACCTGTTCAATTGTGGTCCAGCCCGAATGATGTAACACCAGCGTATGTTTCCCCGGATGGAAGAAAAATCTTTTACGCAGTCACGACGGAGGAATCGGATATTTTTTTCCGTGACTTGAAAGCCGAAGCCGAAACACAACTCACCTCAGACCCAATGCTGAAAGTTTGGCCCGATGTCTCGCCCGATGGAAACTCAATTGTCGTACAAAAAACCAACAACGGTTTCAATGTTCTGCGGAGTACGTTGATCACCAGGAATTCTGGCAGCGCCAACTTTGAGCATGAACTGGCGGCTAATGGATTCGATGCGCGCTGGTCGCCGAACGGAGATCGCCTGGCGTTTTTGCGTGGCGGGAATGGAGTTTATAAGCTTTGGACAGTCAGAAGCGACGGCGCACAACAAAAACAACTCTCCACCATCAGTGTGATACCCAATGGCTTTGGCACGAAACCTTACAATTGGAAACAACCTTACAACTACAATTGGTCGCCGGACGGAATGAATCTGGTGTTTTGTGGAATTGATCCTTCGGCGATGAATCTTTGGCAGGTTTCTGCCAACGGCGAGCAAGAAAAGATGCTCACGGACAACACCGACAAGGCCATCAAATTTTTTTCGCCGATGTGGTCTTCCGACGGAAAGCGATTGGTTTATCTGGCCCAAACCAAAGTGAATGGTAAAACCACCAGAAGCATCATGGTTTATGAAAACGGACGATCTAGAACCTTATTCCAAACGGACTCACTTTTGCGAATGGTTGGATGGTCGTCGCGCGGAACTCATTTTCTGGCCGGGCTTGTCGCTGCAGAAGAAACAGGTGCTACATCCAATTTGAAGTTGATTCGTATTTTTCTGGATGGAAACGGAGTCGAATCCGTCGCAGAATTTCCGTCGGTTTATTTCAACAGCCTGCGGCTGTCGCCCGATGGCGAACTGCTCGGATTCACCTCGCGCCAAAAGAATAGCGATAACATTTGGATCACTCCATTGGTGGCTGGTCATCCAAGAATGCTTACCTCAAATTCCGATTCCCGTTTGCACTTTTCCGGCCCCGTCTGGTTGCCCAATAACCGAGGGATTTATTTCAGCAAACAATCTGTCTCGACGACGATTTGGAGTATAGAAATTCCCAAGTAA
- the ppk1 gene encoding polyphosphate kinase 1 has product MLNRELSWIEFNSRVLDEALDPSQPLLERLKFLSIFSTNLDEFFMVRVSGLVEQMESNPLMLSPDGLSPAAQLRRLSERLRPLLEVQTRCLTKQILPGLEEYGVRIIPYGKLNKDQKAELKEFFNDRIFPVLTPLSVDPSHPFPSISNISLNLATLVVPETNHTDEEPRFARVKLPPNVPRLIPVKCEAGFCFVLLEEVVAAHIEALFPGMHVLECQPFRITRDADLELVEDEAGDLLKTVEQQLRQRRFGFYVRLEVSSGMSPEMVKSLRQWMELEEHDVYTFDGPLNIPDLMSLYKLDLPELKDQPFTPVTPAAIRSGETIFDAIRHQDILVHHPYESFAPVVEFLRAAARDPNVLAIKQTLYRAGKDSPIVEALIEASENGKQVAVLVELKARFDEENNILWAKRLEKAGVHVVYGLVGLKTHAKVSLVVRQEKTDLRRYVHLGTGNYNPATARIYTDLGFFTCHEDFGKDVSELFNFLTGYSRQIRYRKLLVAPVNLRQSFTEMIRREIAHHQSGRPAGITAKFNSFTDAGMVEEMYNASREGVPVDLIVRGICCLRPGWPGRSETIRVGSIVGRFLEHSRIYRFLNGGDEQVYLGSADLMNRNLDRRVEVLFPIEDPRLKDRITHEILEPALKDNVKMRWLKMDGGYTRPRIADEKRFSLQEYLLEPALIG; this is encoded by the coding sequence ATGCTCAACCGGGAGTTGAGCTGGATTGAATTTAACAGCCGGGTCTTGGACGAAGCCTTGGACCCGTCGCAGCCACTGTTGGAACGGTTGAAGTTTCTTTCGATCTTTTCGACCAACCTGGATGAGTTTTTCATGGTGCGCGTTTCGGGTCTGGTCGAACAAATGGAATCCAACCCGCTGATGCTGTCGCCGGACGGATTGTCCCCTGCGGCACAACTGCGGCGGCTTTCCGAGCGGCTGCGCCCGTTGCTGGAAGTGCAAACGCGCTGTCTGACCAAACAGATTTTGCCCGGACTGGAAGAATACGGTGTTCGCATTATCCCGTATGGCAAATTGAACAAAGATCAGAAAGCCGAGCTGAAAGAATTTTTCAACGATCGTATCTTCCCTGTTTTGACCCCGTTGTCGGTTGATCCCAGCCATCCGTTTCCTTCGATTTCCAACATCAGTCTGAACCTGGCGACGCTGGTGGTTCCGGAAACCAATCATACTGACGAAGAGCCCAGGTTTGCGCGTGTCAAATTGCCGCCGAATGTTCCGCGACTGATTCCAGTCAAATGCGAAGCAGGATTTTGTTTTGTGTTGTTGGAAGAAGTCGTCGCCGCTCATATCGAAGCATTGTTTCCGGGCATGCATGTGCTGGAATGCCAGCCGTTCCGAATCACACGCGACGCAGACCTGGAACTGGTCGAAGACGAAGCCGGGGATTTGCTGAAAACCGTCGAACAACAATTGCGCCAACGCCGATTCGGGTTTTACGTCCGGCTGGAAGTTTCTTCCGGCATGAGTCCGGAAATGGTCAAATCGTTGCGGCAATGGATGGAATTGGAAGAACACGATGTTTACACCTTCGACGGGCCGCTGAACATTCCGGATTTGATGTCGCTGTACAAACTCGACCTGCCTGAACTCAAAGATCAACCGTTCACGCCCGTCACCCCGGCGGCGATTCGCTCGGGCGAAACGATCTTTGATGCAATCCGCCATCAGGACATTCTGGTGCATCATCCTTACGAATCCTTTGCGCCCGTGGTGGAGTTTTTGCGAGCCGCCGCGCGCGATCCGAACGTGCTGGCCATCAAACAAACGCTCTATCGCGCAGGCAAAGATTCGCCGATTGTCGAAGCTTTGATCGAAGCGTCCGAAAACGGAAAGCAGGTGGCGGTGCTGGTCGAATTGAAAGCGCGTTTTGACGAAGAAAACAACATTCTCTGGGCGAAACGGCTGGAAAAGGCCGGCGTCCACGTGGTTTACGGCTTGGTAGGACTAAAAACGCACGCCAAGGTATCGCTGGTCGTTCGGCAGGAAAAAACCGATTTGCGCCGGTACGTTCACCTGGGAACGGGCAATTACAACCCTGCCACCGCCCGCATTTACACCGACCTGGGATTTTTCACCTGCCACGAAGATTTCGGCAAAGACGTTTCGGAACTCTTCAATTTCCTGACCGGATATTCACGGCAAATTCGGTATCGCAAGTTGCTGGTTGCGCCAGTGAATTTGCGCCAAAGCTTCACGGAAATGATTCGTCGCGAAATCGCGCACCATCAATCCGGCCGCCCGGCAGGCATCACGGCCAAATTCAACAGCTTCACAGACGCGGGAATGGTCGAAGAAATGTACAACGCTTCGCGCGAAGGCGTGCCGGTGGATTTGATCGTGCGCGGCATCTGCTGTTTGCGACCGGGCTGGCCCGGACGAAGCGAAACCATTCGCGTCGGCAGCATCGTCGGACGTTTCCTGGAACATTCGCGGATTTACCGCTTCCTGAATGGCGGCGACGAACAGGTGTATTTGGGAAGCGCTGATTTGATGAATCGCAACCTTGACCGTCGCGTCGAAGTTCTCTTCCCCATCGAAGACCCGCGGTTGAAGGACCGCATCACGCACGAAATTCTGGAGCCGGCCTTAAAAGACAACGTCAAAATGCGCTGGCTGAAAATGGATGGCGGCTACACGCGCCCACGCATCGCCGACGAAAAACGGTTCAGTTTGCAGGAATACCTGCTGGAACCGGCATTGATTGGCTGA
- the folE gene encoding GTP cyclohydrolase I FolE → MSAESKMDLDKIAAGVRLILEGIGEDVTRSGVLETPRRVAEMYEEICGGLHEDPAAEIKVIPGESQDDIVMVKDISIASICEHHLVPFTGVAHIAYIPKDGRIIGLSKLARIAEIFARRPQVQERLTSQIAELLYRGELQPKGVMVVIEAEHMCMTMRGVKKPGATTITSAVRGVFRKDERTRIEAMSFLTENRRG, encoded by the coding sequence ATGAGCGCAGAGAGCAAAATGGATTTGGACAAAATCGCCGCCGGAGTTCGTTTGATTTTGGAAGGCATCGGCGAAGACGTGACGCGGTCTGGAGTACTCGAAACGCCTCGCCGCGTGGCGGAGATGTACGAAGAAATCTGCGGAGGCTTGCACGAAGACCCGGCGGCAGAAATCAAGGTCATTCCCGGCGAATCGCAGGACGACATTGTGATGGTCAAAGACATTTCCATCGCTTCGATCTGCGAACATCATCTGGTTCCATTCACTGGCGTTGCGCACATCGCCTACATCCCAAAGGATGGACGCATCATTGGTTTGTCAAAGCTGGCGCGGATTGCCGAAATTTTCGCCCGCCGCCCGCAGGTGCAGGAGCGGCTGACTTCGCAAATTGCCGAATTGTTGTATCGTGGTGAACTTCAACCTAAAGGCGTGATGGTGGTTATCGAGGCTGAGCACATGTGCATGACCATGCGCGGCGTGAAAAAGCCTGGCGCGACAACAATCACATCCGCCGTGCGCGGCGTATTTCGCAAGGACGAACGCACGCGCATCGAGGCAATGTCTTTTTTAACGGAGAACCGGCGTGGCTAA
- a CDS encoding alkaline phosphatase D family protein: MKNAGQTRQFALPSRREFLIGGAALASSALLYPTAAWAKSDALNFADDPFSLGVASGEPWADSVVLWTRLVPKPLEGGGMPAKNVPVKWEIASDEQMQKIVAKGTAIATPEFGHSVHVEVAGLKPARWYWYRFTVDAGSSPIGRTRTAPAMGAKSDRMNFAFVSCQHYEYGYYTAYKHLAAEDLDLVAHLGDYIYEGNPTNDRVRRHNSAEIITVDDYRNRYALYKSDPLLKQVHANFPWAVVWDDHEVDNNYAGLVPEDTQSKEDFAKRRAAAYQVYYEHMPLRRSVLKAGHKVEIYRRLNFGSLANFFMLDTRQYRSDQPCGDGTKPACPESVDPKQTIMGRAQERWLQNGLRRSTGRWNVIAQQVMVAAVDSAPGKEQWFSMDKWNGYHVERQRFLEFLRDAKPSNPVVITGDIHTNWVSDLKPEFYKEDSPVVATEFVGTSVTTSGDGADVRPNTATMLAENPHIKFFNAQRGYVRCSLTPERWQTDYKVVAAVSKPDEPVSTRASFVVENGTPGAKRV; the protein is encoded by the coding sequence TTGAAGAATGCCGGGCAAACTCGGCAGTTTGCCCTACCCTCGCGGCGTGAGTTTTTGATTGGCGGAGCGGCCTTGGCCAGTTCGGCATTGCTTTACCCAACAGCGGCTTGGGCGAAAAGTGATGCGTTGAATTTTGCCGACGATCCGTTCAGTTTGGGCGTTGCGTCGGGCGAACCTTGGGCGGACAGCGTTGTGCTGTGGACCCGGCTGGTGCCGAAGCCATTGGAAGGCGGCGGGATGCCCGCGAAAAACGTTCCAGTGAAATGGGAAATTGCCAGCGATGAACAGATGCAAAAAATCGTCGCCAAAGGTACGGCCATCGCTACGCCGGAATTCGGCCATTCGGTTCACGTCGAAGTCGCGGGGCTAAAACCGGCTCGGTGGTATTGGTATCGCTTCACGGTGGACGCCGGTTCAAGTCCAATTGGGCGCACGCGGACGGCTCCGGCGATGGGCGCGAAAAGCGACCGTATGAATTTCGCCTTCGTTTCCTGCCAGCATTACGAATACGGTTATTACACGGCATACAAACATCTGGCGGCAGAAGATTTGGACTTAGTGGCACATCTGGGCGATTACATTTACGAAGGCAATCCAACAAATGACCGCGTCAGGCGACACAACAGCGCAGAAATCATTACCGTTGACGATTACCGGAATCGGTATGCGCTTTATAAAAGCGATCCGCTGCTGAAACAGGTGCACGCAAACTTTCCGTGGGCGGTTGTCTGGGACGATCACGAAGTTGATAACAACTATGCTGGTTTGGTACCCGAAGACACGCAATCGAAAGAGGATTTCGCCAAACGCCGTGCGGCCGCTTATCAGGTCTATTACGAACACATGCCGCTTCGCCGGTCAGTGCTGAAAGCAGGACATAAGGTTGAAATTTATCGCCGTCTGAATTTTGGCTCTTTGGCGAATTTTTTTATGCTGGATACTCGCCAATATCGCAGCGACCAACCGTGTGGCGATGGCACCAAGCCTGCCTGCCCGGAATCGGTCGATCCGAAGCAGACGATTATGGGCCGAGCGCAGGAGCGATGGCTGCAAAATGGATTGCGCCGGTCAACAGGACGTTGGAACGTCATTGCGCAACAGGTGATGGTGGCCGCGGTGGATTCGGCTCCTGGAAAGGAACAGTGGTTTTCGATGGATAAGTGGAATGGGTATCACGTCGAACGTCAACGCTTTCTGGAATTTTTGCGCGATGCCAAGCCTTCAAACCCGGTGGTCATTACCGGGGACATTCACACGAACTGGGTCAGTGATTTGAAACCGGAGTTTTACAAAGAAGATTCTCCGGTGGTGGCGACAGAATTTGTCGGGACTTCCGTGACGACGAGCGGTGATGGAGCGGACGTTCGACCGAACACGGCCACAATGTTGGCGGAAAATCCGCACATCAAATTTTTCAATGCCCAGCGCGGCTACGTGCGTTGTTCGTTGACGCCGGAGCGTTGGCAAACGGATTACAAAGTCGTGGCGGCGGTGTCGAAACCTGATGAACCAGTCAGCACGCGAGCTTCCTTCGTGGTCGAAAACGGAACGCCGGGCGCAAAACGAGTATAA
- a CDS encoding rRNA pseudouridine synthase codes for MEERLQKIIAAAGIASRRKAEEMIVAGQVMVNGKIINTLGAKADPDKDSIKVRGRLIAASKDREKIYILLNKPVGYLTSRSDPNKRQLVIDLVGKYRNQVHPVGRLDLNTEGLILLTNDGNFTNLIAHASHNIAKVYAVKVKGKPSEVQIKKLSRGVEIDGVKTAPAKIELVEETETNAWYQVTLHEGRNQQIRKMFDSIGHSVVKLRRIAIGFLKDEKLKPGELRFLNEAEVKRFFKIAGKPAVRADRKAAKKGNKQTV; via the coding sequence ATGGAAGAACGATTGCAAAAAATCATTGCCGCGGCGGGAATCGCTTCGCGGCGCAAAGCCGAGGAAATGATTGTTGCCGGTCAGGTGATGGTCAACGGCAAGATCATCAACACGCTTGGCGCAAAGGCTGATCCGGACAAAGACTCCATCAAAGTTCGCGGCCGATTGATTGCTGCCAGTAAGGATAGGGAAAAGATTTACATCCTGCTCAACAAACCGGTCGGATATTTGACCAGCCGCTCTGATCCGAACAAACGCCAACTGGTAATTGACCTGGTCGGCAAATATCGTAATCAGGTACATCCGGTTGGAAGATTGGATTTGAACACGGAAGGATTGATTTTATTGACGAATGACGGCAATTTTACGAACTTGATTGCCCATGCTTCGCATAACATCGCCAAAGTGTATGCGGTGAAAGTGAAAGGAAAACCGAGCGAAGTACAAATCAAAAAGCTTTCGCGAGGCGTGGAAATTGACGGCGTCAAAACCGCCCCGGCCAAAATCGAACTTGTTGAAGAAACCGAAACCAACGCCTGGTATCAGGTGACTTTGCACGAAGGCCGCAATCAGCAAATCCGAAAAATGTTTGATTCTATTGGTCATTCCGTCGTCAAACTTCGCCGAATTGCGATTGGCTTTTTGAAGGACGAGAAACTGAAACCGGGCGAGTTGCGGTTTCTCAACGAAGCTGAGGTAAAACGATTTTTCAAAATTGCCGGTAAACCAGCCGTTCGCGCTGATCGCAAAGCAGCAAAGAAAGGCAATAAGCAGACAGTTTGA